The region GTAACAAATAGAACAAATATCATAACCATTCAGACTAGTAACAGTCTTGCTATTTACTTAGCATTGGATTTCTCAGGCTCATCATCGTCTTCAATATCCCAACTCAAATCCTCATCATCGTCAACTTCAGCAACACTTAATCTCTTCAGTGTATCAGCCTTACTTGCACTCTCACCATGAGAAACTTTCTTCTCATCATTACCTTCAACATCATCAATCTCATCCCATTCAAGATCTTCTTCCTCTCTCGACAATGTCCGAGCAGGCACAACCGAGACATCACTCTTTTTTCTAGACTCACCTGCACCATTTATCCCCTTCACAACCACATTCTCATCCACTTTCACTTCCGACTTCTCATTACTCACTTCACTACTTGTCCCTTCAGCCTTCACCACCTCATCACCCTTCTCCACTACATTCCCATCATTAACAGCCTCATCAACCTTCATCTCACTCCCACTCACATCAGCAACCTCCGAACTCTCTCCCTTCACACCTTCCATTACCTCTTTCCCGCTCCCCCCACCACTCTCATTTTTCTCAACACCCACATTCCCCCCCTCCGTCTTCACCCTACTCTCATCCCCCTCATCATCATCTTCGTCATCAACATCCCAACTCAACTCCTCCTCATCATCAACCTCAATCGCTCTCTTCACAAGCCTCTCCCTCACATTCTCCCGTCTCTTCAACTCCCACACCCTATACAAATACCTACACCAAAACACCCCTTCCTCGACCTCCCCCGACTCAACCAACTTAACAAACATCCCCTCCACTTCCCCATCCTCCCTtttaattctctccacctcctccctCTTCTCCTCCAACACAAACCCCGCTTTCCACTTCTCGTACTCCCCGGTATCCTCCGGATCCTCCACATAACTCCCTACATCACATTGTATCGCTCTCAATTGCGCATCAAACCGACTGTAAATCCCTGACCCAACACTCCTCTTCAAACCCACATTACTACTCCCATCATCATTATCAACATCAGAATTTTCAACAAAAATTATCTCAGCCGTTGATTTAATCATCCCATGGGCAACCGACGCGCCCACTTCAATCGACCCGGGCAGTTCCTTAACGGCCCGGGTCGCAACTTCTTTAAACAACTCAGTTTCCTTCTGTAAACCGGTTCGAAACTCCTCAAGATCACGCCGGTACGTCTCAATCACCGATTCCGATCGGGTCGATAACGTTTTCATGAAGCCGCCAAAGCTCCATGTGGGAATTGAATCGgatgatgatgatggtgatgaaGAATTAGGGTTTGGGTTTGGAATTGGGGGATCTTGAATTGGGGATTCGGGT is a window of Apium graveolens cultivar Ventura chromosome 11, ASM990537v1, whole genome shotgun sequence DNA encoding:
- the LOC141697442 gene encoding uncharacterized protein LOC141697442 — protein: MNFFKSILSEEDPDPSPTQTNQPESPIQDPPIPNPNPNSSSPSSSSDSIPTWSFGGFMKTLSTRSESVIETYRRDLEEFRTGLQKETELFKEVATRAVKELPGSIEVGASVAHGMIKSTAEIIFVENSDVDNDDGSSNVGLKRSVGSGIYSRFDAQLRAIQCDVGSYVEDPEDTGEYEKWKAGFVLEEKREEVERIKREDGEVEGMFVKLVESGEVEEGVFWCRYLYRVWELKRRENVRERLVKRAIEVDDEEELSWDVDDEDDDEGDESRVKTEGGNVGVEKNESGGGSGKEVMEGVKGESSEVADVSGSEMKVDEAVNDGNVVEKGDEVVKAEGTSSEVSNEKSEVKVDENVVVKGINGAGESRKKSDVSVVPARTLSREEEDLEWDEIDDVEGNDEKKVSHGESASKADTLKRLSVAEVDDDEDLSWDIEDDDEPEKSNAK